One segment of Panicum virgatum strain AP13 chromosome 1K, P.virgatum_v5, whole genome shotgun sequence DNA contains the following:
- the LOC120712265 gene encoding uncharacterized protein LOC120712265 isoform X2, with protein MNQLWSTAPLHAPAPSFDPWTHAMHLHAAGAVHLQYFMPRHQPHHHQEATDLQAQGGSSSSSAVCRRSSSSSTSPPATTMWEYHQAAHAAALQTASPSAPSFPSWSSSYSGTAATALLGSGGSAFATDASSPPDLRLPASAEHGHGHAWSQHGEQSNSTCYRENFLDLLASKNVTQEMFEDVPSGHYAAQALSGRLGAGSDVAPIKYEATAGGSPLFFGSTAPGMHQEMNMAACYPYSDHHQMKEGTNRQQEQLAAPAMASFLQQLNSNASTVGMHSGLDYSGIALDKICQEGRAMEASSFGMRSLPDLSSFSGYRSNAESTSSAQPHLKRSSNLSDSSKQEQDIVSARSSGGGGGGGAASDRKKRPSEERTSTVKKSKQEGSKPSPPKQQVPKVKIGEKITALQQIVSPFGKTDTASVLFETIKYIKFLHEQVQGNLPWVVEHAETCKGDQQQGQAEQGLRDRGLCLVPVSWTPEVYRDGGTAMDYWTPAYRGCLYR; from the exons ATGAATCAGCTCTGGTCCACGGCCCCATTGCATGCGCCGGCCCCCTCCTTCGATCCGTGGACACATGCGATGCACCTGCACGCAGCCGGCGCCGTGCACCTCCAGTATTTCATGCCCCGGCACCAGCCGCACCATCATCAGGAGGCCACCGACCTACAGGCGCAGggcggctcgtcgtcgtcgtcggctgTGTGCAGGCGCAGCTCGTCGTCGTccacttcgccgccggcgaccaccatGTGGGAGTACCACCAGGCGGCGCATGCCGCGGCCTTGCAGACCGCCTCCCCGTCGGCGCCTTCTTTCCCCTCCTGGAGCTCATCCTACTCCGGgaccgcggcgacggcgctccTCGGCTCCGGCGGCTCGGCCTTCGCCACCGacgcctcgtcgccgccggactTGCGCCTCCCGGCCTCGGCGGAGCATGGACACGGCCACGCATGGAGCCAGCACGGCGAGCA AAGTAACAGCACGTGCTACAGGGAGAACTTCCTCGACCTGCTCGCGTCCAAGAACGTGACACAGGAGATGTTCGAGGACGTCCCCTCCGGTCACTACGCCGCGCAGGCGCTGTCAGGGCGTCTCGGAGCAGGCTCCGATGTTGCACCGATCAAGTACgaggccaccgccggcggctcGCCATTGTTCTTTGGGAGTACTGCTCCTGGTATGCACCAGGAGATGAACATGGCGGCATGCTACCCCTACTCAGACCACCAtcagatgaaggaaggcaccaACCGGCAGCAAGAACAACTTGCGGCCCCGGCCATGGCTTCCTTTCTTCAGCAACTGAATTCAAATGCTAGTACTGTTGGCATGCATTCTGGTTTGGATTATTCAGGCATAGCACTTGACAAGATTTGCCAGGAGGGTCGAGCAATGGAGGCTAGCTCTTTTGGCATGAGGAGCCTGCCGGATCTCAGCTCTTTCAGCGGCTACAGATCAAACGCAGAATCGACATCATCCGCGCAACCGCACCTGAAGAGATCCAGCAATCTGTCTGACAGCAGTAAACAAGAACAGGATATTGTGTCG gCAAggagtagcggcggcggcggcggcggcggagcggcgagtGACCGGAAGAAGCGGCCGTCCGAGGAGAGGACGAGCACCGTGAAGAAGTCGAAGCAAGAGGGCTCTAAACCATCTCCTCCCAAG CAACAAGTGCCTAAAGTGAAGATAGGAGAGAAGATCACAGCATTGCAGCAGATCGTTTCGCCATTCGGGAAG actGATACAGCATCGGTTCTGTTCGAGACGATCAAGTACATCAAGTTTTTACATGAACAAGTGCAG GGTAACCTTCCATGGGTGGTTGAGCATGCGGAGACGTGCAAGGGGgatcagcagcagggtcaggcGGAGCAGGGCCTGCGGGACAGGGGCCTCTGCTTGGTCCCCGTCTCGTGGACCCCGGAGGTCTACCGGGACGGCGGCACCGCCATGGACTACTGGACGCCGGCGTACAGGGGCTGCCTCTACCGATGA
- the LOC120712265 gene encoding uncharacterized protein LOC120712265 isoform X1 yields the protein MNQLWSTAPLHAPAPSFDPWTHAMHLHAAGAVHLQYFMPRHQPHHHQEATDLQAQGGSSSSSAVCRRSSSSSTSPPATTMWEYHQAAHAAALQTASPSAPSFPSWSSSYSGTAATALLGSGGSAFATDASSPPDLRLPASAEHGHGHAWSQHGEQSNSTCYRENFLDLLASKNVTQEMFEDVPSGHYAAQALSGRLGAGSDVAPIKYEATAGGSPLFFGSTAPGMHQEMNMAACYPYSDHHQMKEGTNRQQEQLAAPAMASFLQQLNSNASTVGMHSGLDYSGIALDKICQEGRAMEASSFGMRSLPDLSSFSGYRSNAESTSSAQPHLKRSSNLSDSSKQEQDIVSARSSGGGGGGGAASDRKKRPSEERTSTVKKSKQEGSKPSPPKQQVPKVKIGEKITALQQIVSPFGKTDTASVLFETIKYIKFLHEQVQLLSEPYTNSSRNKGNLPWVVEHAETCKGDQQQGQAEQGLRDRGLCLVPVSWTPEVYRDGGTAMDYWTPAYRGCLYR from the exons ATGAATCAGCTCTGGTCCACGGCCCCATTGCATGCGCCGGCCCCCTCCTTCGATCCGTGGACACATGCGATGCACCTGCACGCAGCCGGCGCCGTGCACCTCCAGTATTTCATGCCCCGGCACCAGCCGCACCATCATCAGGAGGCCACCGACCTACAGGCGCAGggcggctcgtcgtcgtcgtcggctgTGTGCAGGCGCAGCTCGTCGTCGTccacttcgccgccggcgaccaccatGTGGGAGTACCACCAGGCGGCGCATGCCGCGGCCTTGCAGACCGCCTCCCCGTCGGCGCCTTCTTTCCCCTCCTGGAGCTCATCCTACTCCGGgaccgcggcgacggcgctccTCGGCTCCGGCGGCTCGGCCTTCGCCACCGacgcctcgtcgccgccggactTGCGCCTCCCGGCCTCGGCGGAGCATGGACACGGCCACGCATGGAGCCAGCACGGCGAGCA AAGTAACAGCACGTGCTACAGGGAGAACTTCCTCGACCTGCTCGCGTCCAAGAACGTGACACAGGAGATGTTCGAGGACGTCCCCTCCGGTCACTACGCCGCGCAGGCGCTGTCAGGGCGTCTCGGAGCAGGCTCCGATGTTGCACCGATCAAGTACgaggccaccgccggcggctcGCCATTGTTCTTTGGGAGTACTGCTCCTGGTATGCACCAGGAGATGAACATGGCGGCATGCTACCCCTACTCAGACCACCAtcagatgaaggaaggcaccaACCGGCAGCAAGAACAACTTGCGGCCCCGGCCATGGCTTCCTTTCTTCAGCAACTGAATTCAAATGCTAGTACTGTTGGCATGCATTCTGGTTTGGATTATTCAGGCATAGCACTTGACAAGATTTGCCAGGAGGGTCGAGCAATGGAGGCTAGCTCTTTTGGCATGAGGAGCCTGCCGGATCTCAGCTCTTTCAGCGGCTACAGATCAAACGCAGAATCGACATCATCCGCGCAACCGCACCTGAAGAGATCCAGCAATCTGTCTGACAGCAGTAAACAAGAACAGGATATTGTGTCG gCAAggagtagcggcggcggcggcggcggcggagcggcgagtGACCGGAAGAAGCGGCCGTCCGAGGAGAGGACGAGCACCGTGAAGAAGTCGAAGCAAGAGGGCTCTAAACCATCTCCTCCCAAG CAACAAGTGCCTAAAGTGAAGATAGGAGAGAAGATCACAGCATTGCAGCAGATCGTTTCGCCATTCGGGAAG actGATACAGCATCGGTTCTGTTCGAGACGATCAAGTACATCAAGTTTTTACATGAACAAGTGCAG TTACTGAGCGAGCCGTACACGAACTCGAGCAGGAACAAG GGTAACCTTCCATGGGTGGTTGAGCATGCGGAGACGTGCAAGGGGgatcagcagcagggtcaggcGGAGCAGGGCCTGCGGGACAGGGGCCTCTGCTTGGTCCCCGTCTCGTGGACCCCGGAGGTCTACCGGGACGGCGGCACCGCCATGGACTACTGGACGCCGGCGTACAGGGGCTGCCTCTACCGATGA
- the LOC120655851 gene encoding uncharacterized protein LOC120655851 — MLGDYNGVNVPRSRVQSSPRVSWTRKARAAAFRAVQNGPRPPATGSPPRRLPSPEPQPRRARAGGAGAALADSRRSGAAPPPSATAVQECDPYRSGFVPRNPAAQFGRAPPPSIGLRRQHGGGSALGDRGRREMRGCSGFCGECGEGTRVWLGWFPLNLKVTVTGLTTSLTRDGVPQLRKGKQNIMLFACSPFRS; from the exons ATGCTAGGGGACTACAACGGCGTGAACGTGCCAC GCAGCCGAGTCCAGTCCAGTCCGCGTGTGTCTTGGACACGCAAGGCCCGCGCGGCGGCCTTTCGCGCGGTCCAGAACGGGCCCCGGCCGCCAGCGACGGGATCCCCGCCGCGGCGCCTTCCTTCGCCGGAGCCACAGCCACgcagggcgcgcgcggggggcgCCGGAGCCGCGCTCGCGGACTCGCGGAGgagcggcgcagcgccgccaccctccgCGACCGCAGTTCAGGAGTGCGATCCGTATCGGAGCGGCTTCGTTCCGCGGAATCCGGCCGCGCAGTTCGGGCGCGCGCCCCCGCCTTCAAtcgggctgcggcggcagcacgGAGGGGGAAGCGCACTCGGCGACCGTGGGCGTCGTGAGATGCGAGGATGCTCCGGCTTCTGCGGCGAGTGTG GAGAAGGAACACGTGTGTGGCTTGGGTGGTTCCCTCTCAATCTCAAG GTCACAGTTACAGGCCTAACCACTAGCCTGACAAGAGATGGGGTTCCTCAATTACGGAAAGGCAAACAAAATATTATGCTGTTTGCCTGTTCCCCTTTCCGCAGCTGA